The Stigmatopora argus isolate UIUO_Sarg chromosome 1, RoL_Sarg_1.0, whole genome shotgun sequence genome segment TTGAATCTAGCACAATGTAGGCGGGGCTAATCTATCTCGCACGGACGTAGACTCCAAACATGTACTTCCAGTTTTGATCAATGTGGTAGAATGAGCAACTCTAGAGTGAAAAGTACCACAATCATGTTGCCTTAAAGAAAACATCCACCTTGACAGGTACCGCGTGGGGAGCTAAAGGCTGGCAACGTCAACATGAGTCCACCTGTCCGGGTTATAGTGGTGGGAGCTGGATGTCGTGGGGAGATCTACTCCCGCTATGCCATCATCCACCCTGACCGTGTGCAGGTATGTTAAGGCATAGTAGTTGTTTGTTAAACTATAAATGTGCTAATATGACTGATAACAATGAGCTATAATTCGAAAAATCCTCTGCTAATATCAtctgttttaaatcaatttgGGTGCAGATTCCCAAActtattttttgcttttgctaTGTTGTTATTAGTATATGCAGTGTACGTATACACTATCCATATAAGTAGTTTGTGAAAAGATAATAGTTTTAGAGATAAATATTGCAGTCGTGCATGTGTTCCGTGGTTTATTGATTCAGGGTTTTGGGATTATATATTGAGACAAATTCTATATTCAACATATATGCTGTTAAACATGGGGacgaatttgttttttgttttaaactaaCAAACGTCCTTTGTGTTCAACACTAGAGTACATGATATGCAtttttaagagattaaaatgccttttaatatgaacattttaattttaagaattaaaatgattaatataTTATAACGCAATAACATAACTGGTATTATTTTGACTGTCTCCTGAAGTCAAATGAAGCAAAAGTCAAAAAAGATCCACATCACTTcctgaaaatgattttattcctTTTATTGTTAATTATGTCATTTGAAGGCTTTTCAAACCTGCCTTTTTTAATTAGATAATTTGGTTTTACGTATGATCTTTGAAAAGCTGTTGTagtaaaaaaagtcacaaaaggataagtcatttttacaatatttaatAGATTTACAGTACAAAGATCATCAAGGCACTATAGTagtcattttcaaatatttttgaactgTTTCATACCTAGGAAATGTGGATAAAAGAGCCTGCCCTGATTGAAGTGTGACAAGTGTTGCTGAGCCTGTAATAAAGCTCAGAAATGCATCGCTAAATTGCAGGTTGTGGGAGTAGCGGACCCCCGGAAGTTTGCCCGCACAAAGTTACAACAGCTGCACAACATTGCAAATGAAAACTCGTATGAAGGTGAGCGTAGAACATCTTGAAACATTGATGTGTGGTTCCTTGTTCCATGTTCAATGGTACCTTTTCTAGACTGGCACATTTTAGCTGAGCAAGAAAAATGTGCAGATGCTGTTTTTATCTGCACTCCAGACACCCTTCATAAGGTCACTAATATTCATATTCGGAACAAGTTTTGCTTCAACgcttttaaaagaaatacattctGTATCATTCCTGTTTGTGTTCCACAGGAGCCCGCCGTGGCCTTTGCAAAGAAGGGCTACCATGTTCTCCTAGAGAAACCAATGGCCGTGAGTGACAATAGAGGTTTACCAGTTTCAAACACTAACATTTTGCACCACACAACGAAATTGCTCATGCTTTGGTCTAATTCAGTAGCTGTAGCAAATGCTCAAATAATAAGTTTTTGCACTTACTGTCACCAGAAGCAGACAGACAAATCAAGCAGGTATTTCAACTCAATTGTATTTATAGAGattgaataaaacaaacaacacaatacaatgatttgcaaatcacctTGTTTGGTGCCATGCCATCTAAGGGCCCAAAAATGACAGGTAtgcagtatgtttttttttgttcttgttgctTCCATGCAGTGATTTCTTCAGATTCTCTGAGTTTTTTGACGATATTATGGACCATATATGATTAAATCACAAAATTCCTTGCAATTGTATGTTGAGGAACACTCCTTAAAATCTTCAACTGCTTTCTCACGCTCTTTGTTAAAGAATCAGGAAACTCCTATCATACCCACCTGTTCCCAATCAGCCTGTTCACCTGTGTTTGATTACGCAGTGCTTTTGGAAACAGCCATAACATTCTAAGTAAATGattattagtaaaaaaaaaacacacaaacgttTTTCAGCTTGAACATTAAATATCATGTCTATGTAttgtattcagttttatataGTTTGTAATGGTTTACAAATCTTTATATACTTTGTTTATGTTTAAAACAGCGTCCCAACTCCATGAAATTTGGATTGGAAAGCAAAATATTTGAGAATAAACGGCAGTTCCAAATTTTAAACAATTCATACAAATGGGAAAAAGGGGATTGAACTCCATAATGTTGTACTATGTCTTTGGTTAATTGacctcaagtaaaaaaaaaagctatggctctacatttttttatgcCTGCAGACAACGGCTGAAGACTGCATAGAGATTGTGAAGGCTTGCTCTGAGAATGGCGTGATGCTTAGCGTGTGTCATGTTCTCCGTTACGATCCGGTCCTCTGCAAGATAAAGGTAATTTGAGTACACATAGTTGCCACTCTCTAAAACCTTTCACAACAGGAGCACATCTGGGTTAATCTGTCACCGAGAACAAATAGAAATTCTAACACCTTCTTTGACCTTTGCACCTGACAAAACTGCGCAGGCTTACTTTTAGAACGGAATTATTTGGAGAAGTTAAAATGTGGCCATTATTACATATAGTTATTCATGATAATCCTGCAAGCTACATGGGCCTTTgtttactattaaaaaaaaacaaaaaacaaaatgcacttttttttctgtacataTCTTGTGGTGCGCGGcctggtggggcgagtggttagcacgtcgtcctcacagctgcTCTgtggtcctgtgttcaaatccaggttacgtccatctgtgtggactttgcatgttctccccggacctgcgtgggtttcctttgggtactccagtttcctcccacattccaaaaacatgcatggcaggctgattggacactctaaattgcccctaggtatgggtgcgagtgtgcatggttgtccgtctccttgtgccctgcgatcggctcagggtgtccccttcctcagctggcataggctccagcaccccccgcgactctaaagaggataaagcggttcagaaaatgagagatgagatcttgtgcctttaaatgaaataaatacttGTTTTACAGGAGCTGATAGACAGCGGCGTCATTGGTGATGTCATCCACATTCAGCACTTTGAGCCGGTAAGCAAGAATAAAAATGCACTTCCCCAAAGTAGATAGTTGTTGGTACACACACAACCCACCTCTTCATTCAGATTGGTTTTTATCACTTTGCACACGCCTTTGTACGTGGAAACTGGAGGAATGAAGCAGAGAGCTCTTTCTCTCTTCTGGCCAAATCTTGCCACGACATCGACCTCATCCATCAATGGGCCAAACCGCGCAGGTAAAACTTATCGACCAAAAAACTGCTGTCACCATCTGTAGGCATCTATTATAagtcttttcttcatttttatttaattggttTATCaagataaaacatttaaaaaatcattctaCTAAATACATCCGACTGTTCTTGACAGGTGTTTGAAAGTGACATCATTTGGCTTCATCAGTCACTTCAATCAAGAAAACAAGGTCTTGTACCCTTTTGAGATCTTCaactaaagaaaacaaacaggtgtgagtgagatttttttgttacattagCCAGCAGGCGCTAGTGATCGCTGCCTGGACTGTTCAGTCGAGGACAACTGTCCCTACTCGGCAAGCAAAATCTACTTGGAGAGAGTGAAAAAGGTGAGCACTACCGCACAAAGTGCACGCTTCACTTAAACATTCTGAatctttgctttctttttttttaggaagaaaCTGGCTGGCCCGTGTCTGTCATATGCCCCAACTCTTTGCCAGACATCGAGACAGTAACTGAGGCTCTAAAGGTGGGACCGTACGGCCGCTGTGTCTACGAGTGCGACAACGACGTCTGCAGTAACCAGGTGAAAACATTGGCTTTGAAATGCTGATGTTTCCAACAGTTTAGTTCTTTTGGTCCTATTacctttaaaatttaaatagaaaGGGTGGTGCAACACGAAAACAGGCATTGTTACAATACTGACAGGCATGTTGTTTTTACTCTACAAATAGTGACGAAGGTTTATTTTACTACTGCAGGATGGCCAAGTTGCTCACAAAGTGTTAAATTAGTTTATATCCTGTAGACAATAAATGAGAGAGGATGTCTTTTAAGAGATTTCTAATCAGAGATcaaattatgttcaccaagtttagTGCACTTGGAGAACTGAAATTTCAGCCAAAAGCCAAATATTTCTAACTTTCTAAAATCGGGGCAAAGTTCTAATAGCTGCCATCCAAAAGGTTTTTCTCAGGTCTAACGACAGGAATACTGCTGCTGTTGCTTTTCTAGGTTGTGAACATGGAATTTGAAGGTGGCCTGACTGCAGCCTTCTCCATGGTGGCTTTTACTGAGGATATCTGCAAACGAAAAACAACCATCTACGGAAGTAAGGTATACCCACCCTCAGACGTAATCAAGACAGTAAAATATTATATTAAGAGTTCtgaaaattcaaattcaagCATTACCGTTACTTTTCAGGGCGAGTTGTCGTATAAAGATGACAAGATTTCCGTGTACAACTTCCTGACCCAGAAAACCACTAAACATGTGGCCAACATGGAGTGTCCCGCTAATTTTGGCATGACTGGACACGCTCAAGCTGATTACCACTTGGTATGCTCCTTCATTTCTGCTGTGACTGTGAGTCCTTATCATGGAGtcgttgttttctttttagctTTCATGCACAAAGAAGTCATTTCGCAGTGGCaaggtttgtttattttgtgtacACAGAACAATGACCCGTCCTTCATCGTTTCTGGTCCTGAGGAGACACTGAAGAGCCATTTGCTGGTGTTTGAGGCAGAACGATCGCGACGGGAGAGCATTGTGATTCACTTTGACCACTCCGGATGATTCTTTCAGACTGTTTGTGATAGTCAtgatttaactcattcattgccaatgaGCGATAGAagcccaatccatttgcaatAATGTTAGAATTAAGAGATTGGTTGCAAAATCACCAAACAAATTGACAGATCAACATATGAAGTTATAATTCATACATTAATTCAAAGATTGAAAAATCCCAAAATTAGCAGCTAAGTTCATTGTTTAGTCACAAAACTATTGATGAATTATGACAGATTAGTAATCTATCACACTTGAGGTCATCAATAGCAAAATCAGTTGACAGACTAATCCATCTAAATCATTAATTAATCACAAAACTATTTGACAGATAAATTTATTCTCAAGTCAGGCACTGCCACAGATCGTGTTTCGGTGCCAATGACCAGTCTATTTGTACTAGCAACATTAAAATTCTTATTCATTCCAAAATTAATCGCAAAATTATGAAATGACAATTGTTTGATCTTAATCTATcattaactcatttactgccattgattaCACGCAGTACCTTTCGAGTAGAAACATTCAGGAATCAAAGTTTTGGTGACGTACATGTTTAATATTTTGCGTAGTACTCAATTCTCTCCATAAATTGAATGTAGTGACGAGATGTAAAGTCTGATAGACCCAATTAAAGCAATACTTGAAATACACGTGTATTACATTGTACATGTGCATACACATTAATGGACTATTAAAGCAACGCAGTActctgtttttcttcttctcaatgTTCTTAAGAACCATAGGCCTGGTGGCAAGCACAGTGAAGCATGTCAGCTTGTCCAAAGTTTTGGAGTGTTTGCTGCTGTGAGCTGTGAGAAGGATCCCAAAGGGGTTGAGTTTTGTTCCCTTCAAGCCTCCCGTGTGGTCTCTGCCAGTGTCCATTTCTAGGtctcttttttatatttttttacctttaagtTCATTTTCTCATCAACTGTGGATTGATTTCCTCATTACTGGGTGAAATAAGATGCCCACTTGTTAACTCAGTCCTGGCAGGAACAAGATGTTTTAAAAGCACCCCTGTTCCGAGAGGCTCTCATTTAAAGGAAGTGCTTGATCGGTTTGGTCTCTTCTTGTTTGGAATGCTTCCCCCTCCCTCCTCTCTGAATATCTGCTTCACATTCATGGTATGTACAAAtaaagttttgttttcaaatgaaatgactgTCTCTTACGCAGTTCACAATTGTGTTGCCACGAGCCACCCCCAGACGCGTCCTTCGGGAGGCGTTTATCTGGGACCCGGGTCAAAACGCAGCATAGGATCCGTCCGTACTCAGAGTGAACGTTGCAGTCAAACGCATGGACCCATCTGCACATAAGGGCCAGCCTCAATTTCAGGCATCATCCAAGCGTGAATGGCCAGTCCACGGCAGCTTGTTAATGTTGGTGCAAGCACTATGCACGAAACGGACCCCTGGTCCTCGTGTCTTCTTGCTGTCTGAGTCTGAGTAGAATTTAAGAGACGCCCTGTTTTCAGTAATACATGGCATCAAACTCCATCGAAAAGGAATTTGCATTTGTGCCACCGGTCATCAGCATATACTCACCCGCTTATGAGCTGCTGTAGGAAGCCATCTTTTCATTTGCTCCTTTGCTTCCTGAACGGCTGCCTTTCGGCCGGTTTTTGTCCTCACTGTAGAAAACGTGATATGCTTTCAATGTGgaatttttctcttcatttaaaatgatcgATAAGTGCATCTTTTAAACAATATTCAGATGAACGCATTGGGCTAGCTGATAAATTCGAGGCTGTCCCTGTGGGTTTTTCGGGTCATTTTAACGTTCGCCCTCATCCATTATGAGTTCAGCttggaaacaaaaatatattttgaggtgcacaatcatttgttttaaagtcaaaggttccccccaaaaattacatttcacaCGCCAATTGATTTCCCAATTCTTGTTGAAACAAATTTGTCATCATTTGACATCCAAAGGCAATggcaaccattcattcattctgaaccgcttcatcctcactagtgtcgtggggggttctggagcctatcccagctgagtttgggccagaggcgggggacaccctgaaccggtggtcACCCGACCGCGGGTCACGAGGAGagggacaaacattcacgctcatactcatactcatacctaggggcaatttagagtgtccaatcagcctagcatgcatgtttttggaatgtgggaggacaccggagtacccggagaaaacccacgcaagaacatgcaaactccacacaggtggaccgacctggatttgaacccagaaccccagagctgtgaggccgacgccctaaccactcaagccatgAGCCCAATAACAACGAAAGTTGAATTGTAAATTTCATCATGTACCGCACAAAGAAAATGTCCTTTTCAACAAAACAAACCCAATTAACAGTAAACGTAATGCAGCGTATAATTACTCCTCTCTGATCATGTCTGATGGTTAAATGAGTGAGACCTACTCCGTTTGAGGGGTTGAAGATGCTGGAGTGTTTCCCTTCCCACGCAGCTGATCCGCTATTGAACCAAAGCCGTCGTTAGAGAGCTCCTAATGGGGAGAAAACCAGTCAATGACAATTGTTGTCAATTTCTACTGAATTCAAGCAACGGGTACACCGGCAAGTGTGTGCATGTAGAAACGGCGCGTGCACGTACACACTGAGTTAAGCTCTCCTGGAAGACGACGACAGACTGCAGATTTAATAAACCGTTGACTTTTTCCTCTACCAGCTTCAAACACGCCGCCATGTGCTCATCCAGGGCTCTGTCAGAAGAACTCAACGTACTGGCCATGTCTTTACTGTCATAGCTGATGTCAAGTAGTGTTTGGATGCCTGAAAAATAGCAAGGGGACAATCACATGAGGAATTAAATACTATAATGAGACAGTGGTCTAAAAAGGTTTGGGCACCGCTGATCGCAGGATTTTATCATTTTTCTGTTGCGGTTCCTAAATAAATGTATGCAGCCGGCTTCTTTTGTAACAATGATTGCACACATTCCCTAACTCCTATGAACTTAgcgctaaccctaaccctttgtCACAGGAGTCAGCTTTGCTATACCTTTTTTAAGACGTTCTAAGATACTTTCGAGGGCATCAATTCGATTTTCGTAGGCGGACAGCTGCTCCTCAATCTTCTCTTGCTTCCTGGTAATGACCGTCTGAAGTGTTTTGCGGTCCTCTGCCTGCTGCTTTCGGTCAGCGACCAAAATCTCACACTCGTTGTGAAGCTTTTTAGGAAGAAAGCATGCGCTGCGTCAAGCCATGAACTGTTTCGCCATAGATCTAGTCTTAAAGACGATAACCACCAACCTCTGTGATCTCCTGCTTGAGGGCCTCAATGTCCCAGTGCTGATAgttgacaaagctcagcaaagAGTAGTTCTCCTCTTCcactaattaaaaataaacccaCAAACTgcttaaaaatgatcaatttgGAAACACTACTTTTGTTTGTTGAAATTTGACCTACTTGCAATGAAGTTTTCAACTAGAGTGTCCAGGTCATTCTCCCCTGTCTCTATCAGAATATTACGGATGGTATCTTCCAAATGTGCCAATTTCTGTAGCTGCTCCATCAGATCCTCTGTGGGGATTTTTGAAAACATCATTTCCCCCCCAGACTCAAAGGAAAATCCAAAGTTTGTGCACGGACAAGACTGGACTTGCATAGAAAAGATTTCACCTTTTTCGCGGTCGGAACCCTCGTCGCCGGCATTCTTGACGTTTACCATAGCCTCGAGGTTGCAGTGCGTGGCGATTTCATGCTCTAAATTGATTGTGGTTTGAGTGTACTGTGCATCAAACTGAGCTTTTTGTTCCTTCAGCTTCTTCTGCTTTATCTGGATTGCAACGCTAGAGGTcaccacatcacatttaattaacAATTGAGCGGTTCAGAACTCAAGAACTAGCTAACTTCATTGATCTATTTTCACAGGTGAATTGGGCCTTAATTTAGGACTACAAGGGAAGACAAACATTTCAGATATACCCATGCTCTGCTATGGTTCAATGGTAAGATAGTTTGATGGTTAAAGACAAATGTTATGAAACATTAAAAAGCCTTCACCTGGCATTATTGGCTTTCGTACACATAGCGCTCAAGTCGGAAATTTCCTTACGAATGTTATGCAGCTCCTGGGGGAAACAATACACACAATGTCAAATGTTTTCTTCTCAAAAGTAATTTTTGCGTCATTTCTCCCCAATAATTTCTGTTGTTACACGAGGGAGATCAAACGTAGAGTGCTCAACGCAATTGCAACACCTGTTTTGCAGAAGCGGAAACCTAGGAAGTTTCCTTGATGGAACTGACCTTTTTCAGCTGGCTCTGAATTTGCAGAAACTCATTCTTCTCCATCTCCAGAATATCTAGTTCCTTTTTCAATTGGCCATTCCTTATCATCAGCTCATTGAAGCATATGTGACCCTTGGAAGAAAATATGTTTCAGCTTCTATTTGCATCTAACGGCAACAGAATTAGACACGTGCACACTAATGGTTGCCATAGATCTGGGGCGCTCAATACATCGATGCAATCTACCAGTCAATCGATTTGGAGTAAAATTTGATCCAGTATTTGGGCCCTCTTTAGGCCTGAACCATGTCTCGTTTGCACCGCGACATAACGATTTGCGCATGCGCAGTACTCACATCGCAGCATGTGCGATACATTTATTTCAttgattcatgtatttatttgaaaacGCATATCTGACTATTATTGAGCGTACCAGGCTCTTCTTATGAGTGGAGGCAATAGCCTCCTCTCACATAAACAAGCTATGACAGCTACTTGTTAagttgatcttggacacttcaaacatGTCCCGCCACATCATTGCTA includes the following:
- the LOC144077041 gene encoding uncharacterized protein LOC144077041 isoform X2, which gives rise to MSPPVRVIVVGAGCRGEIYSRYAIIHPDRVQVVGVADPRKFARTKLQQLHNIANENSYEDWHILAEQEKCADAVFICTPDTLHKEPAVAFAKKGYHVLLEKPMAELIDSGVIGDVIHIQHFEPIGFYHFAHAFVRGNWRNEAESSFSLLAKSCHDIDLIHQWAKPRRCLKVTSFGFISHFNQENKPAGASDRCLDCSVEDNCPYSASKIYLERVKKEETGWPVSVICPNSLPDIETVTEALKVGPYGRCVYECDNDVCSNQVVNMEFEGGLTAAFSMVAFTEDICKRKTTIYGSKGELSYKDDKISVYNFLTQKTTKHVANMECPANFGMTGHAQADYHLVCSFISAVTNNDPSFIVSGPEETLKSHLLVFEAERSRRESIVIHFDHSG
- the LOC144077041 gene encoding putative oxidoreductase YteT isoform X1 gives rise to the protein MSPPVRVIVVGAGCRGEIYSRYAIIHPDRVQVVGVADPRKFARTKLQQLHNIANENSYEDWHILAEQEKCADAVFICTPDTLHKEPAVAFAKKGYHVLLEKPMATTAEDCIEIVKACSENGVMLSVCHVLRYDPVLCKIKELIDSGVIGDVIHIQHFEPIGFYHFAHAFVRGNWRNEAESSFSLLAKSCHDIDLIHQWAKPRRCLKVTSFGFISHFNQENKPAGASDRCLDCSVEDNCPYSASKIYLERVKKEETGWPVSVICPNSLPDIETVTEALKVGPYGRCVYECDNDVCSNQVVNMEFEGGLTAAFSMVAFTEDICKRKTTIYGSKGELSYKDDKISVYNFLTQKTTKHVANMECPANFGMTGHAQADYHLVCSFISAVTNNDPSFIVSGPEETLKSHLLVFEAERSRRESIVIHFDHSG
- the LOC144077062 gene encoding outer dynein arm-docking complex subunit 1-like — translated: MKRSARGRSQEENPENDLQKLKLQYGQAVKDKQAYDKKIQNLLEKDSREIQRLQSEHDELLHILTITQSNSNQKKEVNAAQDLDNLLTNEESIEEELLTNKVKLAVYKKEILEWERKLVAQRGGTAPHNTKCEDSSAKDILSKEDKLYKGHICFNELMIRNGQLKKELDILEMEKNEFLQIQSQLKKELHNIRKEISDLSAMCTKANNASVAIQIKQKKLKEQKAQFDAQYTQTTINLEHEIATHCNLEAMVNVKNAGDEGSDREKEDLMEQLQKLAHLEDTIRNILIETGENDLDTLVENFIAMEEENYSLLSFVNYQHWDIEALKQEITELHNECEILVADRKQQAEDRKTLQTVITRKQEKIEEQLSAYENRIDALESILERLKKGIQTLLDISYDSKDMASTLSSSDRALDEHMAACLKLVEEKVNGLLNLQSVVVFQESLTQCELSNDGFGSIADQLRGKGNTPASSTPQTDEDKNRPKGSRSGSKGANEKMASYSSS